A section of the Candidatus Poribacteria bacterium genome encodes:
- a CDS encoding SDR family oxidoreductase codes for MRLEGKVAIVAGAAWGGIGAATAYRFACEGARVVVNTRRREQKLVETVNRIQDAGGQAVAVMGDVADETTWQTLVKTALSNYGKITTLVHNAAHSYTKKAIEFTHEEWNESLGVTLGGPWLGAKYCIPEMIRNGGGALVFISTVNATITNPGFGLYGAGKGGLNALTRSIALDYGREGIRANAIAPGQIVGERGEASLAEDTLEEQASRDCYPIGRYGKPEDIANAALFLASDEADFVTGIVLTADGGLTLQSPEALVRPSFRLRWRDDILVPQSKKDT; via the coding sequence ATAGGTTCGCTTGTGAAGGTGCGAGAGTGGTTGTCAACACGCGCCGCCGCGAGCAGAAACTTGTTGAAACTGTAAACCGCATTCAAGATGCTGGCGGACAAGCAGTCGCTGTCATGGGAGATGTCGCTGATGAAACGACTTGGCAGACGCTCGTCAAAACTGCCTTGTCGAACTATGGTAAGATAACAACCCTTGTCCATAACGCTGCCCACTCCTACACCAAAAAAGCGATTGAATTCACGCACGAAGAGTGGAATGAGAGCCTTGGTGTGACGCTGGGCGGGCCGTGGCTCGGCGCAAAGTATTGTATTCCAGAAATGATTCGTAACGGTGGGGGTGCTTTGGTCTTCATCTCTACGGTCAACGCCACAATTACAAATCCGGGATTTGGACTTTATGGCGCAGGAAAAGGGGGGTTGAACGCTTTGACGCGTAGTATTGCGCTTGATTACGGCAGAGAGGGTATCCGAGCGAATGCTATCGCTCCTGGACAGATTGTCGGTGAACGCGGTGAAGCCTCTCTCGCTGAGGATACACTGGAGGAACAAGCCTCTCGTGATTGCTATCCGATTGGACGCTACGGGAAACCCGAAGACATTGCTAACGCTGCGCTTTTCTTGGCATCTGATGAGGCGGACTTCGTTACGGGCATCGTCTTGACTGCCGATGGTGGCTTAACCCTTCAGTCGCCAGAAGCACTCGTGCGCCCATCTTTCCGTCTCCGTTGGAGAGACGATATTCTCGTTCCGCAATCGAAAAAGGATACGTAG